One region of Triticum aestivum cultivar Chinese Spring chromosome 6B, IWGSC CS RefSeq v2.1, whole genome shotgun sequence genomic DNA includes:
- the LOC123133335 gene encoding WAT1-related protein At3g30340-like yields the protein MDWKPAVMMMAVVIMYAVLNVMTKIAFNEGMHTTVFIVLRLLVAALFLSPIAYFKERKSRPKLTIEIFGYLFLSALLGASLLQWLFFLGLRYTTATFASAFNNTTPMFTFLLALAFKIEKINVANRSGAAKLTGTAVGLAGAMVLALYQGPTLIGAPAEHLATAAAHRGAGRWVMGLVALLGFSASWSMWFILQSKIWTKYPALYSSTAWMFLLSFVQMAVVGAATEKMTLEVWVPGTVLQVVTVLLAGVGVSALGFLAMTWCVEWRGPVFTTAFMPLIQIITAGIDVAILHEQLHLGSMVGSVIVVVGLYSILWGKSNEASTIEAGGPL from the exons ATGGACTGGAAAcctgcggtgatgatgatggcagtgGTAATCATGTACGCGGTGTTGAACGTGATGACGAAGATAGCTTTCAACGAAGGGATGCACACCACCGTCTTCATCGTCCTCCGCCTGCTCGTTGCCGCGCTCTTCCTCTCCCCGATCGCATACTTCAAAGAGAG GAAGAGTAGACCTAAGCTGACCATCGAGATCTTCGGTTACCTCTTCTTGAGTGCCTTGCTTGG AGCCTCACTGCTCCAGTGGCTCTTCTTCCTGGGCTTGCGGTACACGACAGCCACGTTTGCGAGCGCCTTCAACAATACGACCCCCATGTTCACATTCCTCCTCGCACTCGCCTTCAAAATTGAGAAGATTAATGTGGCTAACCGTTCCGGCGCTGCCAAGCTCACGGGCACGGCTGTGGGGCTGGCCGGAGCCATGGTGTTGGCACTCTACCAAGGCCCAACCCTGATTGGTGCACCAGCAGAACACCTAGCCACCGCTGCCGCCCATAGGGGTGCAGGGAGGTGGGTGATGGGCTTGGTAGCGTTGTTGGGCTTCTCAGCAAGCTGGTCAATGTGGTTCATCCTGCAGTCCAAGATTTGGACAAAGTACCCGGCACTGTACTCAAGCACGGCGTGGATGTTCCTCCTTAGCTTTGTCCAGATGGCTGTCGTAGGTGCCGCAACTGAGAAGATGACCTTGGAGGTATGGGTCCCTGGCACAGTGCTCCAGGTCGTCACCGTACTCTTGGCGGGTGTCGGAGTGTCGGCGCTGGGGTTCCTGGCCATGACATGGTGCGTGGAGTGGCGAGGGCCTGTGTTCACCACAGCCTTCATGCCGCTAATTCAGATCATCACCGCTGGTATCGACGTCGCCATCCTCCATGAGCAGCTCCACCTTGGTAGCATGGTCGGGTCGGTAATTGTGGTCGTGGGGCTCTACTCCATCCTGTGGGGAAAGAGCAACGAGGCAAGCACCATTGAAGCTGGAGGACCCCTTTAA